The genomic DNA CCCCGGAGATATTCACTACGATCAACTTGTGGATCATTAAAATTATCGGCCAGCGTCTGGTTATCTTTAACCGGCAGACCATTCATGGCGTCTTCTTTACCTGCATCAAACCAGCTGGGGCTGGTCCAGTCCGGGTGGAAGGTATAAGGATTGATTTGGCAACCCGATAAAATGAGCGACAACAGCACCAGAGCAATTGAACGCATAGCCATTCTCCTTTTTTCTTCAGCATAGCCTGGTAACGGAAAGAAGTGGTGTAATTTAAAGTTTACGACTATGGCGGCTGATTTTTGCAATAAATTGGCATTCGTAAAGAAAAGTGTACGTATTTTGGATTGAAATCTTTACTTGTTATGGTATCGTTGTTTCACCTCTTCGAGGAAAACAACTATCGCAAACGAGCTTTACAGGATCGCAATCATGCAAAAAGACGCGCTGAACAACGTACACATCACTGACGAACAGATTTTGATTACTCCGGATCAACTGAAAGCGGAATTCCCGCTGAGCGTCGCGCAGGAGGCTCAAATCGAGCACTCGCGTCAGACCATTTCAGACATTATCGCTGGCCGCGATCCGCGCCTGCTGGTGGTATGTGGTCCTTGTTCTATTCACGATCCTGAAGCCGCCATTGAGTACGCTCGTCGATTTAAAACATTAGCGGAGGAGGTCAGCGATAGCCTCTATCTGGTAATGCGCGTCTATTTTGAGAAGCCACGTACCACCGTTGGCTGGAAAGGGTTGATTAACGATCCGCACATGGATGGCTCGTTTGATGTGGAAGCAGGGCTGAAAATTGCGCGTCGCCTGCTGGTGGAGCTGGTCAGCATGGGGCTGCCGCTGGCCACTGAAGCGCTGGATCCGAACAGCCCGCAGTACCTGGGCGACCTGTTTAGCTGGTCTGCCATTGGGGCACGCACCACAGAATCACAAACCCACCGCGAGATGGCGTCTGGCCTGTCGATGCCGGTTGGTTTTAAAAACGGTACCGATGGCAGCCTGGCCACTGCAATTAACGCCATGCGTGCCGCGGCAATGCCGCACCGTTTTGTTGGCATTAACCAGGCGGGGCAGGTTTGCCTCCTGCAAACGCAGGGTAACCCGGATGGTCACGTGATCCTGCGCGGTGGTAAAGCACCGAACTACAGCCCGGCAGATGTGGCACAGTGTGAAAAAGAGATGGAGCAGGCGGGACTGCGCCCGGCACTGATGGTAGATTGCAGTCATGGTAATTCGAATAAAGATTACCGTCGTCAGCCTGCGGTTGCGGAATCTGTGGTGGCACAGATAAAAGACGGCAACCGTTCTATTATCGGTCTGATGATTGAGAGCAATATTCACGAAGGCAATCAGTCATCTGAACAACCGCGCAGCGCAATGAAGCACGGCGTATCCGTCACGGATGCCTGCATCAGCTGGGAAACCACCGACGCGCTGCTGCGTGAGATCCATAAAGATGTAAGCGGCCAGCTGGCGACGCGTCTGGCTTAAGAGGGTAGTTATGGTTGCTGAATTGACCGCGTTACGCGATCAAATTGATGAAGTGGATAAGGCGTTGCTGGACCTGCTGGCGCGCCGTATGGCTCTGGTTGCCGAAGTGGGTGAGGTAAAAAGCAAATACGGCCTGCCGATTTACGTCCCGGAGCGTGAGGCATCCATGCTGGCCTCGCGGCGCAAAGAGGCCCAGGCGCTGGGCGTCTCGCCGGATCTGATTGAAGATGTCTTGCGTCGCGTAATGCGGGAATCCTATTCCAGCGAAAACGATAAGGGCTTCAAAACCCTCTGTCCGTCCCTGCGCCCGGTGGTTATTGTGGGTGGTGCGGGCCAGATGGGGCGTCTGTTTGAAAAAATGCTGACGCTTTCTGGTTATCAGGTTCGCATTCTGGAAAAAGAGGACTGGGAACACGCGCCAGCGCTGATGGCCGATGCTGGGATGGTTATCGTCAGCGTGCCTATCCACGTGACGGAGCAGATCATCGGCAAGCTTCCACCGTTGCCGAAAGATTGCATCCTGGTTGACCTTGCATCGGTCAAAAATGGCCCCCTGCAGGCGATGCTGGCGGCGCATACTGGCCCGGTGCTTGGCCTGCACCCGATGTTTGGTCCGGACAGTGGCAGCCTGGCGAAGCAGGTTGTGGTGTACTGCGATGGTCGTCAGCCGGAGGCCTATCAGTGGTTCCTGGAACAGATCCAGGTATGGGGTGCCAGGTTGCACCGGATCAGCGCGGTAGAGCACGATCAGAACATGGCGTTCATTCAGGCGCTGCGCCACTTTGCGACCTTTGCCTACGGTTTGCATCTGGCGGAAGAGAATGTGCAGCTTGAACAGCTGCTGGCGCTCTCTTCACCGATCTATCGCCTGGAGCTGGCGATGGTTGGGCGTTTGTTCGCTCAGGATCCGCAGCTTTACGCCGACATTATTATGTCCTCTGAGAACAACCTGGCGCTTATCAAACGTTATTACCAGCGGTTTGGTGAAGCGATCACCTTGCTGGAGCATGGCGATAAACAGGCGTTTATCGACAGCTTCCGTAAAGTCGAGCACTGGTTTGGCGATTATGCGCAACGTTTTCAGAGTGAGAGCCGCACGCTTTTGCGTCAGGCAAATGACAGTCGCCAGTAATGCGATGATGTATATACTAAAAGCCAGCAATGCTGGCTTTTTTCATTTTGGGGAACTGTTATGGCCGAACCGCAGCCGCTGTTGAATTACACCGGGCATCTGCCCGAATGTCCGACATGGAGT from Enterobacter ludwigii includes the following:
- the aroF gene encoding 3-deoxy-7-phosphoheptulonate synthase AroF gives rise to the protein MQKDALNNVHITDEQILITPDQLKAEFPLSVAQEAQIEHSRQTISDIIAGRDPRLLVVCGPCSIHDPEAAIEYARRFKTLAEEVSDSLYLVMRVYFEKPRTTVGWKGLINDPHMDGSFDVEAGLKIARRLLVELVSMGLPLATEALDPNSPQYLGDLFSWSAIGARTTESQTHREMASGLSMPVGFKNGTDGSLATAINAMRAAAMPHRFVGINQAGQVCLLQTQGNPDGHVILRGGKAPNYSPADVAQCEKEMEQAGLRPALMVDCSHGNSNKDYRRQPAVAESVVAQIKDGNRSIIGLMIESNIHEGNQSSEQPRSAMKHGVSVTDACISWETTDALLREIHKDVSGQLATRLA
- the tyrA gene encoding bifunctional chorismate mutase/prephenate dehydrogenase produces the protein MVAELTALRDQIDEVDKALLDLLARRMALVAEVGEVKSKYGLPIYVPEREASMLASRRKEAQALGVSPDLIEDVLRRVMRESYSSENDKGFKTLCPSLRPVVIVGGAGQMGRLFEKMLTLSGYQVRILEKEDWEHAPALMADAGMVIVSVPIHVTEQIIGKLPPLPKDCILVDLASVKNGPLQAMLAAHTGPVLGLHPMFGPDSGSLAKQVVVYCDGRQPEAYQWFLEQIQVWGARLHRISAVEHDQNMAFIQALRHFATFAYGLHLAEENVQLEQLLALSSPIYRLELAMVGRLFAQDPQLYADIIMSSENNLALIKRYYQRFGEAITLLEHGDKQAFIDSFRKVEHWFGDYAQRFQSESRTLLRQANDSRQ
- a CDS encoding DUF2799 domain-containing protein; the protein is MRSIALVLLSLILSGCQINPYTFHPDWTSPSWFDAGKEDAMNGLPVKDNQTLADNFNDPQVDRSEYLRGYADGQKKVCEEGFLHAWGLAGKSFPASCDTAENAAKLHESWQKGMDESMRSSRLN